Proteins co-encoded in one Oncorhynchus kisutch isolate 150728-3 linkage group LG1, Okis_V2, whole genome shotgun sequence genomic window:
- the LOC109889059 gene encoding UPF0669 protein C6orf120 homolog encodes MVLCSSLLAVAFLLSQTGGFLHSLEEDALPKEWVLLHVVQGHIGAGNYSYLRLNHDGKIILHMRSLKGDADLYVSDKTLRPSFDNYKLQSVTCGQDVVVVPGDFVRPVGIGIYGHPSHQESEFEMRVFYDQTSLQDPFDKRLYPSEEEGGKQRYAPEDDFEEEESIFWTILIGILKIILEILF; translated from the coding sequence ATGGTGCTGTGCAGCAGCCTGCTGGCTGTGGCATTCCTCCTGTCTCAGACTGGGGGGTTCCTGCACTCTTTGGAAGAGGATGCCCTTCCTAAGGAGTGGGTCCTGCTCCACGTGGTGCAGGGCCACATCGGGGCGGGGAACTACAGCTACCTGCGGCTCAACCACGACGGCAAGATCATCCTGCACATGCGCAGCCTCAAGGGGGACGCAGACCTGTATGTCTCGGACAAAACTCTGCGGCCCAGCTTCGACAACTACAAGCTGCAGTCGGTCACCTGCGGCCAGGACGTGGTCGTAGTGCCTGGAGACTTTGTGAGGCCCGTGGGGATTGGCATTTATGGCCACCCGTCGCACCAGGAGAGCGAGTTTGAGATGAGGGTGTTTTACGATCAGACTTCCCTCCAGGACCCGTTTGATAAAAGGTTGTACCCCTCTGAGGAGGAAGGGGGGAAGCAGAGATATGCTCCAGAGGATGACTTTGAGGAAGAGGAGTCCATCTTCTGGACTATTTTAATCGGGATTCTCAAGATTATACTTGAAATTTTGTTCTAA